A window of Mesomycoplasma lagogenitalium contains these coding sequences:
- a CDS encoding DHH family phosphoesterase: protein MKKGTYNTIKNAIEMHDNIFIFHHIRPDGDCLGSQFGLGELIKLNYPKKKVFYIGDSKGILSFLDFTHYDESKLTEKDFKNSLGIVVDASSSDRLEKKELILSGKISAMARLDHHPNGADIDYKYNWIDASYAAAAEMVGYLAMKAKWKIDAHAAEYIYTGIYTDSGRFFYSDTSKRTFVVAAHLMKYGLNIHKIHQELSGKTMKEIKFHGEVLSNFESKEKVIWYYVKNDVIEKLNLSYEEANQVNILANIEDNRIWIFFIDQPDGEIRVRLRSNGPKVNLIGREYGGGGHDNASGAMISDPALIPEIVEKAIKLIKDFENENR from the coding sequence ATGAAAAAAGGTACTTATAATACAATTAAAAATGCAATTGAAATGCATGATAATATTTTTATATTTCATCATATTAGACCCGATGGAGATTGTTTAGGTTCTCAATTTGGTTTAGGTGAATTAATTAAATTAAACTATCCGAAGAAAAAAGTATTTTACATCGGAGATTCTAAAGGTATTTTATCGTTTTTAGATTTTACTCATTATGATGAAAGTAAATTAACTGAAAAAGATTTTAAAAATTCTTTAGGTATTGTTGTTGATGCTTCTAGTTCTGATAGATTAGAAAAAAAAGAACTAATTTTATCAGGAAAAATTAGTGCAATGGCAAGATTAGACCATCATCCTAATGGAGCAGATATTGATTATAAATATAATTGAATTGATGCATCATATGCTGCCGCAGCTGAAATGGTTGGTTATCTAGCGATGAAAGCAAAATGAAAAATTGACGCCCATGCAGCTGAATACATTTATACAGGAATTTACACCGATTCAGGAAGATTTTTTTATAGCGACACAAGTAAAAGAACTTTTGTAGTAGCTGCTCATTTAATGAAATATGGATTAAATATTCATAAAATTCATCAAGAATTATCAGGTAAAACAATGAAGGAAATTAAATTCCATGGTGAAGTTTTATCAAACTTTGAAAGCAAAGAAAAAGTTATTTGATACTATGTAAAAAATGATGTTATTGAAAAGTTGAATTTAAGTTATGAAGAGGCTAATCAAGTTAATATTCTAGCTAACATCGAAGATAATAGAATCTGAATTTTCTTTATAGACCAACCAGATGGAGAAATTAGAGTTCGTTTAAGATCTAATGGTCCAAAAGTTAATTTAATCGGAAGAGAATATGGCGGAGGAGGTCATGATAATGCTTCAGGTGCTATGATTAGTGATCCTGCACTAATTCCGGAAATAGTTGAAAAAGCCATTAAATTAATAAAGGATTTTGAAAATGAAAATCGGTAG